In one window of Frigoriglobus tundricola DNA:
- the dapA gene encoding 4-hydroxy-tetrahydrodipicolinate synthase — protein sequence MKLRGIIPPVVTPMTPDQEIDLPGLRQHIDFLLARGVHGIFVLGTSGEFYALDEAEKQKVVAAAVAHVNGRAPVYAGTGAETTREVVRLTKMAEHEGAVGVSVITPYFIKPNQTELADHFRRVAESTSLSVVLYNNPATCGGLSIEPETVARLAEVPNIVGIKDSSGDLQNTIEIVRSTPRETFSVLNGRDTLILAALQSGAQGAIPAACNIAPELCVGIYESFTRGDADAAKRAQSRLHGVRMAMSLGTGNSAVKEAMALLGRPAGPMRSPVLPFGEAQKAKLKAILETAGLMG from the coding sequence ATGAAGCTCCGCGGCATCATTCCACCCGTCGTTACCCCGATGACCCCGGACCAGGAGATCGACCTACCCGGCCTGCGGCAGCACATCGACTTCCTGCTCGCCCGCGGCGTCCACGGCATCTTCGTGTTGGGTACGAGCGGCGAGTTCTACGCGCTCGACGAAGCCGAGAAGCAGAAGGTGGTCGCGGCGGCCGTTGCGCACGTCAACGGTCGGGCGCCCGTGTACGCCGGCACCGGCGCGGAGACGACGCGCGAAGTCGTCCGCCTCACGAAGATGGCCGAACACGAGGGCGCCGTCGGCGTGTCCGTCATCACCCCGTACTTCATCAAGCCGAACCAGACCGAACTCGCCGACCACTTCCGCCGCGTCGCGGAGAGCACGAGCCTGTCGGTGGTGCTGTACAACAACCCGGCGACGTGCGGCGGGCTGAGCATCGAGCCGGAAACGGTCGCTCGGCTCGCGGAGGTGCCGAATATCGTCGGCATCAAGGACTCGTCCGGCGACCTCCAGAACACCATCGAAATCGTCCGCTCCACGCCGCGCGAGACGTTCAGCGTCCTGAACGGGCGCGACACCCTCATCCTCGCGGCGCTCCAGTCCGGCGCCCAGGGCGCGATCCCGGCGGCGTGCAACATCGCGCCGGAACTGTGCGTCGGCATCTACGAGTCGTTCACGAGGGGCGACGCGGACGCGGCCAAACGGGCGCAGTCGCGGTTACACGGCGTCCGCATGGCGATGAGCCTCGGCACCGGGAACAGCGCCGTCAAGGAAGCGATGGCGCTGCTGGGCCGCCCCGCGGGGCCGATGCGGTCACCGGTTCTGCCCTTCGGTGAGGCCCAGAAGGCGAAGCTGAAAGCGATTCTGGAGACGGCCGGGCTGATGGGGTGA
- the xerD gene encoding site-specific tyrosine recombinase XerD: MSLSELVSDVAAFRNYMLSERGMADNTVQAYGRDLERYAKWAALVKFEEYLKPALKDLARYVGFLHDEKLAPPSIARHLVSLKMFYRFLRMEERADAATVDLLGSPKLWERVPEVLPPTAVEALITAPQAGDRFFLRDRAMLETLYATGCRASEVVNLKLVDVYLDAAFLKCVGKGSKQRVVPLGRPALAALRAYISGASAEGGRSPTGGADVVFVSKTGRPLTRIHLWALVKKYCKRAGLPSTVSPHTMRHSFATHLLSGGADLRSVQEMLGHASIQTTQIYTHIDRDRLKAIHRQFHPKGQNPPDGPAPGGEKPAAQ; encoded by the coding sequence GTGTCCCTCTCCGAACTGGTATCCGACGTGGCCGCGTTCCGGAACTACATGCTGTCCGAACGGGGCATGGCCGACAACACGGTGCAGGCCTACGGCCGCGATCTCGAACGGTACGCGAAATGGGCCGCGCTCGTGAAGTTCGAGGAGTACCTGAAGCCGGCTCTCAAGGATCTCGCGCGCTACGTGGGCTTCTTACACGACGAGAAGCTCGCCCCGCCGAGCATCGCCCGGCACCTCGTTTCGCTCAAAATGTTCTACCGCTTCCTGCGGATGGAGGAGCGCGCGGACGCCGCGACCGTCGATCTACTCGGCTCACCCAAATTGTGGGAGCGCGTCCCCGAGGTGCTGCCGCCCACCGCGGTCGAGGCGCTCATCACCGCGCCGCAAGCCGGCGACCGGTTCTTCCTCCGGGACCGCGCGATGCTCGAAACGCTCTACGCGACCGGCTGCCGCGCGTCCGAAGTGGTGAACCTGAAACTCGTCGACGTGTACCTCGACGCCGCGTTCCTCAAGTGCGTCGGGAAGGGGAGCAAGCAGCGCGTGGTGCCGCTCGGGCGGCCGGCGCTGGCGGCGCTGCGGGCGTACATCAGCGGGGCGTCGGCGGAGGGCGGGCGGTCCCCGACCGGCGGCGCCGACGTGGTGTTCGTCAGCAAGACCGGCCGCCCGCTCACGCGGATTCACCTGTGGGCGCTGGTGAAGAAGTACTGCAAGCGCGCCGGGCTGCCGAGCACGGTCAGCCCGCACACGATGCGGCACAGCTTCGCCACGCACCTGCTCAGCGGCGGCGCGGACCTCCGCAGCGTGCAGGAGATGCTCGGCCACGCGTCGATCCAGACGACGCAGATTTACACGCACATCGACCGCGACCGGTTGAAGGCCATTCACCGGCAGTTCCACCCGAAGGGGCAAAACCCGCCCGACGGTCCGGCGCCGGGGGGTGAGAAGCCGGCGGCGCAGTGA
- the rdgB gene encoding RdgB/HAM1 family non-canonical purine NTP pyrophosphatase, with protein sequence MTRLVLGSRNKKKLKEMLALLGDLPLDLTDLTPYPDAPEVEETAETFVGNATLKATQLAPVLGAWVIGEDSGLCVPALGGAPGVYSARYSGTHGDDAANNEKLLREMSALTGDQRAAYYVSTAVLADPTGRVVAEVEGRCHGSIVTEYRGSGGFGYDPLFLVPEYGQTFGELPPEVKQQMSHRARAFEQLRPVIVRELLGGG encoded by the coding sequence ATGACGCGACTCGTACTCGGCAGCCGCAACAAGAAGAAGCTCAAGGAAATGCTCGCGCTGCTCGGCGACCTGCCGCTGGACCTGACCGACCTCACGCCGTACCCCGACGCGCCGGAGGTCGAGGAGACCGCGGAAACGTTCGTCGGCAACGCGACCCTCAAGGCGACCCAACTCGCCCCGGTCCTGGGAGCGTGGGTGATCGGCGAAGACAGTGGCTTGTGCGTACCGGCCCTCGGCGGCGCGCCGGGCGTGTACTCCGCGCGGTACTCCGGCACGCACGGAGACGACGCGGCCAACAACGAGAAACTCTTACGCGAGATGTCCGCACTCACCGGCGACCAGCGGGCCGCGTACTACGTCAGCACCGCGGTTCTGGCCGACCCGACGGGCCGGGTGGTCGCGGAGGTGGAAGGACGGTGCCACGGCTCCATCGTGACCGAGTACCGCGGCAGCGGCGGGTTCGGCTACGACCCGCTGTTCCTCGTGCCCGAGTACGGTCAGACGTTCGGTGAACTGCCGCCCGAAGTGAAACAGCAGATGAGCCACCGGGCGCGGGCGTTCGAGCAACTGCGCCCGGTCATTGTTCGCGAACTCCTGGGCGGCGGGTGA
- a CDS encoding superoxide dismutase encodes MLTRRDLLRSATAGAAALVLPTTPALLRADDAKGFTLPKLPYAFDALEPAIDAKTMEIHHDKHHQAYVDNLNKALAKHPDWLAKPIVEVVRDYKKLPAELQTPVRNNGGGHLNHTWFWQMMTKPGGAGPSGELLKAIETSFGSLDGFKKEFTAAATTQFGSGWAWLVKGKEKPLEVVKLPNQDNPVTDGRVVLLGVDVWEHAYYLKYQNKRADYVAAWYGVVNWPFVAELYAAK; translated from the coding sequence ATGCTCACCCGACGCGACCTACTCCGCTCCGCCACCGCCGGCGCCGCTGCACTCGTACTCCCAACAACCCCGGCGCTCCTGCGGGCCGATGACGCGAAAGGCTTCACGCTGCCGAAGCTCCCCTACGCGTTCGACGCGCTGGAGCCGGCCATCGACGCCAAGACGATGGAGATCCACCACGACAAGCACCACCAGGCGTACGTGGACAACCTGAACAAGGCGCTCGCGAAGCACCCCGACTGGCTCGCCAAGCCGATCGTCGAGGTGGTCCGCGATTACAAGAAGCTGCCGGCGGAGTTGCAGACGCCCGTGCGGAACAACGGCGGCGGGCACCTGAACCACACGTGGTTCTGGCAGATGATGACCAAGCCGGGCGGCGCGGGGCCGTCGGGCGAACTGCTCAAGGCCATCGAGACCAGTTTCGGCTCTCTGGACGGCTTCAAGAAGGAGTTCACCGCGGCCGCGACGACCCAGTTCGGCAGCGGCTGGGCGTGGCTGGTGAAGGGCAAGGAGAAGCCGCTGGAAGTCGTCAAGTTGCCCAACCAGGACAACCCGGTGACCGACGGGCGCGTCGTGCTCCTGGGCGTGGACGTGTGGGAACACGCCTATTACCTGAAGTACCAGAACAAGCGGGCCGACTACGTGGCCGCGTGGTACGGTGTCGTCAACTGGCCGTTCGTGGCCGAGTTGTACGCCGCGAAGTGA
- a CDS encoding DUF6263 family protein yields the protein MLRTRFAVAALLGVALTAVAGGQDRTFTLKFKDDKGALVPFYQEMSTEVTQHIKVQGQDLPQQQKSTFWYAWTPVKEDKVKEGTEDVAKWTLKEKIEGLKMDIDISGNPIKYDSRTPDAPGSAGNPGLVEFFKSLKDSEFTVTLGKNYKVEKVDGKEDFIKKLVAGSPQMDALLKKVMTDDALKEMTDPTYKLLPEGPKKKGDKWERKTSLNLGPIGSYELTYKFTYLEPDKEGDKKDFDKIEVETAISYTAPKETTDGLLFRIKDGSKLTSDPSGSKGVVYYDPKAQRIAEATINIKLRGDLIVVIGGTDTKVELTQEQKTTIKTADTSFLAPPKAPTAPTPPKS from the coding sequence GTGCTCCGTACCCGTTTCGCCGTCGCCGCCCTGCTGGGCGTCGCCCTGACCGCCGTCGCCGGTGGCCAGGACCGCACGTTCACGCTGAAGTTCAAGGACGACAAAGGGGCGCTGGTGCCCTTCTACCAGGAGATGAGCACCGAGGTCACGCAGCACATCAAGGTGCAGGGCCAGGACCTGCCGCAGCAGCAGAAGAGCACGTTCTGGTACGCGTGGACCCCGGTGAAAGAAGACAAGGTCAAGGAGGGGACCGAGGACGTCGCCAAGTGGACGCTGAAGGAGAAGATCGAGGGGCTGAAGATGGACATCGACATCTCCGGCAACCCGATCAAGTACGACTCCCGCACCCCGGACGCCCCCGGCAGCGCCGGGAACCCCGGGCTGGTCGAGTTCTTCAAGAGCCTGAAGGACTCGGAGTTCACGGTGACGCTGGGCAAGAACTACAAGGTCGAGAAGGTGGACGGGAAGGAAGACTTCATCAAGAAGCTCGTCGCCGGCAGCCCGCAGATGGACGCGCTGTTGAAGAAGGTGATGACGGACGACGCGCTGAAGGAGATGACGGACCCGACGTACAAGCTGCTGCCGGAGGGGCCGAAGAAGAAGGGCGACAAGTGGGAGCGGAAGACGAGCCTGAACCTGGGGCCGATCGGGAGCTACGAACTGACCTACAAGTTCACCTACCTGGAGCCGGACAAGGAAGGGGACAAGAAGGACTTCGACAAGATCGAGGTGGAGACGGCGATCAGCTACACGGCCCCGAAGGAGACGACGGACGGCCTGCTGTTCCGGATCAAGGACGGGAGCAAGCTGACGAGCGACCCGTCGGGGAGCAAGGGCGTGGTGTACTACGACCCGAAGGCCCAGCGGATCGCGGAGGCGACGATCAACATCAAGCTGCGGGGCGACCTGATCGTGGTGATCGGCGGGACCGACACCAAGGTGGAACTGACCCAGGAGCAGAAGACCACCATCAAGACCGCCGACACTAGCTTCCTCGCGCCGCCGAAGGCGCCCACCGCGCCGACCCCGCCCAAGTCGTAA
- the rfbD gene encoding dTDP-4-dehydrorhamnose reductase, translated as MKIAVLGAAGQLGRDLCPRLAALGDVVLLSRADIDLSRPEAVPPAVLAASRPDVFINCAAYNLVDKAEVEPEAAFATNALGVRALAKACHAARVRFVHFSTDYVFGLHTPRRAPRAETDVPGPESVYAASKLAGECFALSEARDALVVRTCGLYGVWGSGGKGGNFVETMLRVAGQGKPLRVVNDQHCTPSYTADVADATVQLVRNGTSGLFHIVNRGAGTWFEFAAEIFRQAGLKPDLTPITSAEFNAAAKRPAYSVLATDKLVAAGVPALRPWPEALAAYLAERQNKPAGK; from the coding sequence ATGAAGATCGCCGTTCTGGGGGCGGCCGGGCAACTCGGCCGCGACCTGTGCCCGCGCCTCGCCGCCCTCGGCGACGTGGTCCTGCTGTCGCGTGCCGACATCGACCTGTCGCGGCCCGAGGCGGTGCCCCCGGCCGTGTTGGCCGCGAGTCGCCCCGACGTGTTCATCAACTGCGCCGCGTACAACCTCGTGGATAAGGCCGAAGTGGAGCCCGAAGCGGCGTTCGCCACGAACGCGCTGGGCGTTCGGGCGCTGGCGAAAGCGTGCCACGCGGCCCGCGTTCGGTTCGTCCACTTCAGCACGGACTACGTCTTCGGACTTCACACCCCGCGCCGCGCGCCGCGCGCCGAGACGGACGTGCCCGGCCCGGAGAGCGTGTACGCCGCGAGCAAACTCGCGGGCGAGTGCTTCGCGCTCTCCGAAGCGCGGGACGCGCTCGTCGTCCGTACTTGCGGCCTGTACGGCGTCTGGGGCAGCGGCGGGAAGGGCGGGAACTTTGTTGAGACGATGTTGCGGGTCGCGGGACAGGGCAAGCCGCTGCGGGTGGTGAACGATCAGCACTGCACCCCGAGTTACACCGCCGACGTGGCCGACGCGACCGTGCAACTCGTCCGCAACGGTACGAGCGGGTTGTTTCACATCGTGAACCGGGGTGCGGGTACGTGGTTCGAGTTCGCGGCGGAGATTTTCCGCCAGGCCGGACTGAAACCCGATCTCACGCCCATCACCAGCGCCGAGTTCAACGCCGCCGCGAAGCGGCCGGCCTACAGCGTCCTCGCGACCGACAAACTCGTGGCGGCGGGCGTGCCGGCGCTGCGCCCGTGGCCGGAGGCGCTCGCCGCGTACCTCGCGGAGCGGCAGAACAAACCCGCCGGAAAGTAG
- a CDS encoding FeoA family protein — protein sequence MLMPLDMLNAGEWAEVEEVSGQPAWVGRLAELGIRQGCRVQVMQPGTTCLLNVSGCKLCLRGGECSQILVRPVAGQIG from the coding sequence ATGCTGATGCCCTTGGACATGCTGAACGCCGGCGAGTGGGCCGAGGTGGAAGAGGTATCCGGCCAACCGGCCTGGGTCGGGCGCCTCGCCGAACTCGGCATCCGCCAGGGGTGCCGCGTGCAGGTGATGCAGCCGGGAACGACGTGCCTGCTGAACGTGTCCGGCTGCAAGTTGTGCCTGCGCGGCGGCGAGTGCTCGCAGATCCTCGTCCGGCCCGTTGCCGGGCAGATCGGTTGA
- a CDS encoding FeoA family protein: protein MATLADLSPGQSAEVLSLSGDPALVQRLYEFGLLEGERVELLARAPLGDPIEIQLGNSRLSLRKAEAAQITVRIV from the coding sequence ATGGCCACCCTTGCCGACCTGTCACCCGGCCAGAGCGCCGAGGTGCTGTCCCTGTCCGGTGACCCCGCTCTCGTGCAGCGCCTGTACGAGTTCGGCCTGCTCGAGGGGGAGCGGGTCGAACTCCTCGCCCGTGCGCCGTTGGGCGATCCGATCGAGATCCAGCTCGGTAACTCCCGCCTGAGCCTGCGTAAAGCCGAAGCGGCACAAATTACCGTTCGGATCGTTTAG
- the feoB gene encoding ferrous iron transport protein B encodes MHTSPLTVALVGNPNAGKSTLFNALSGLRQRVGNYPGVTVEMKKGQFTADGVAADLIDLPGTYSLAARSPDEMVAVDLLLGRRPDEPRPAVVVSIVDATNLDRHLYLTSQLLDLGVPVVVAVNMIDAARAQGLTFDYAKLSAALGAPVVPIQANNGAGLPELTKAIRTAAESGSVPHGPQFPAAFNEVAEQFQKELSDEVPAFLVRRLLIDVGGYTEQWLVERHGDGLKAKLAAARDKLAAGGQGVPGVEARTRFGWVRAAVAAAVTKPAVRPVTWTDRIDRVLTHRLWGTVVFLAVMFLMFQSIFLWAKPLMDLIDGGREAIAKGAEGRLPVGPLRALLVDGVIKGAGSVLVFLPQIMILFGFIGVLEDCGYMARAAFLMDRVMSRCGLSGKSFIPMLSSVACAVPGIMATRVIENRRDRLATVLVAPLMSCSARLPVYVLLIGAFLAKPGGATWLPGLVLFAMYMIGFTVAPLVALVLKRTLLRGAPPVFVMELPAYRRPKLSGVARRMYDAGRAFTVRAGTIILAAMVLVWALLYFPYTDPNGGSYPDRIDEAERAAKQTEDRLKELKARAAATGDEKAELEQLEEAAALPDKLNGEWKRSSALGRAGVWMEPAFRPLGWDWKIGVAAMASFPAREVIVGTFGLLYDVGEVDTKAIGNDQADDDAKEKAAGLTKAVQEEWAKDPIRGKYGVPVALSLMVFFALCCQCASTLVVIRHETKSWLWPAFTFTYMTVLAYLGALVTFQVGRLIVG; translated from the coding sequence ATGCACACCTCTCCACTTACCGTCGCACTGGTTGGGAACCCCAACGCCGGAAAATCGACGCTGTTCAACGCGCTCTCCGGCCTGCGGCAGCGGGTCGGCAATTACCCCGGCGTCACCGTCGAGATGAAGAAGGGGCAGTTCACCGCCGACGGCGTGGCGGCCGATCTCATCGACCTGCCGGGCACCTACAGTCTCGCCGCGCGCAGCCCGGACGAGATGGTCGCGGTCGATCTGCTCCTCGGGCGGCGGCCGGACGAGCCCCGGCCCGCGGTCGTCGTCTCCATCGTCGATGCCACCAACCTCGACCGGCACCTGTACCTCACCAGCCAGTTGCTCGACCTCGGCGTGCCGGTCGTCGTCGCGGTCAACATGATCGACGCGGCCCGCGCGCAGGGGCTGACGTTCGATTACGCGAAGCTGTCCGCCGCCCTGGGGGCACCGGTGGTGCCGATCCAGGCGAACAACGGCGCCGGCCTGCCCGAACTGACGAAGGCGATCCGGACCGCGGCGGAGTCCGGTTCGGTTCCCCACGGCCCGCAGTTCCCGGCCGCCTTCAACGAGGTCGCCGAGCAGTTCCAGAAGGAGCTTTCGGACGAGGTCCCGGCGTTCCTCGTGCGCCGGCTGCTCATCGACGTGGGCGGTTACACGGAACAGTGGCTCGTGGAGCGGCACGGAGATGGGCTGAAGGCGAAGCTCGCCGCCGCGCGAGACAAACTCGCCGCGGGCGGGCAGGGCGTGCCGGGCGTGGAGGCCCGCACGCGGTTCGGCTGGGTGCGCGCCGCCGTGGCCGCGGCCGTGACGAAGCCCGCGGTGCGGCCCGTCACCTGGACCGATCGCATCGACCGGGTTCTGACGCACCGGCTGTGGGGCACGGTCGTGTTCCTGGCGGTCATGTTCCTGATGTTCCAGTCGATCTTCCTGTGGGCGAAGCCGCTCATGGATCTGATCGACGGCGGGCGCGAGGCGATCGCGAAGGGCGCCGAAGGGCGGCTCCCCGTCGGCCCGCTCCGCGCGCTGCTCGTGGACGGGGTCATCAAGGGCGCGGGCAGCGTGCTGGTGTTCCTGCCGCAGATCATGATCCTGTTCGGGTTCATCGGGGTGCTGGAGGACTGCGGGTACATGGCCCGCGCCGCGTTCCTCATGGACCGGGTCATGTCCCGGTGCGGGCTGAGCGGGAAGTCGTTCATCCCGATGCTGTCGAGCGTGGCGTGCGCGGTGCCGGGCATCATGGCGACGCGGGTGATCGAGAACCGCCGCGACCGGCTCGCGACCGTTCTCGTGGCGCCGCTCATGAGCTGTTCGGCCCGGCTGCCGGTGTACGTGCTCCTGATCGGCGCGTTCCTCGCGAAGCCGGGGGGGGCGACCTGGCTGCCGGGGCTGGTCCTGTTCGCGATGTACATGATCGGCTTCACGGTCGCGCCGCTGGTGGCGCTCGTCCTGAAGCGGACGCTGCTCCGCGGCGCGCCGCCGGTGTTCGTGATGGAACTCCCGGCGTACCGCCGCCCGAAGCTGAGCGGTGTTGCCCGCCGCATGTACGACGCCGGCCGGGCGTTCACCGTGCGGGCCGGCACCATCATCCTCGCCGCGATGGTGCTGGTGTGGGCGCTGCTGTACTTCCCCTACACGGACCCGAACGGCGGGTCGTACCCCGACCGCATCGACGAAGCGGAACGGGCGGCGAAGCAGACCGAGGACCGGCTGAAGGAACTCAAGGCGAGGGCCGCGGCCACGGGCGACGAGAAGGCGGAGCTGGAGCAGCTCGAAGAGGCCGCGGCGCTCCCCGACAAGCTGAACGGTGAGTGGAAGCGCTCCAGCGCGCTGGGCCGGGCCGGGGTGTGGATGGAGCCGGCGTTCCGGCCGCTGGGCTGGGACTGGAAGATCGGCGTGGCCGCGATGGCGAGCTTCCCGGCCCGCGAGGTGATCGTCGGCACGTTCGGCCTGCTGTACGACGTGGGCGAGGTGGACACGAAGGCGATCGGCAACGACCAGGCCGACGACGACGCGAAGGAAAAGGCCGCGGGTCTGACGAAGGCGGTTCAGGAGGAGTGGGCGAAGGACCCGATTCGCGGCAAGTACGGCGTGCCGGTGGCGCTGTCGCTGATGGTGTTCTTCGCGCTCTGTTGTCAGTGCGCGTCCACGCTCGTGGTGATCCGCCACGAGACGAAGAGCTGGCTCTGGCCCGCGTTCACCTTTACGTACATGACGGTACTGGCGTACCTCGGGGCGCTCGTCACGTTCCAGGTGGGCCGGCTGATCGTGGGGTGA
- a CDS encoding FeoB-associated Cys-rich membrane protein, whose amino-acid sequence MSVALQLVLVAVIVAGAAGYVVRASWKTWFGRSKSGCGSGCGKCAAPAPEPVVTGRRPLPMA is encoded by the coding sequence ATGTCGGTGGCGCTTCAACTCGTTCTGGTCGCGGTCATCGTGGCCGGCGCTGCGGGGTACGTGGTGCGCGCCTCGTGGAAGACGTGGTTCGGCCGGTCGAAGTCCGGGTGCGGCTCCGGGTGCGGCAAGTGCGCGGCGCCTGCGCCGGAACCGGTGGTGACGGGGCGGCGCCCGCTCCCGATGGCGTAG
- a CDS encoding IS630 family transposase, producing MAITLPDSRGLSDEVLQALRLRALHGIESGFSQADVARLLGVAGETVSRWWTAYTAGGLQALPQERTGRPVGTGRTLSDEQGAHLQLLLDTKSPSDLGIAAPVWNRRAVRDLILNEYGLRVPIRTVGEYLRRWGYTAKKPSRHARKQDPDEVREWLEQTYPAIEKLARAERATMFWCDETGTAADAYPGYGYAREGQRATIEVPDPHIRMNMVSGISNTGDVRFLTYSGTMTAERFITFLKQLLTTVPGTIFVIVDNLPAHAKDAVVAWVQQHEDRLAVFYLPRYSPELNPDEYLNNDLKGQVHDAGLPDTSKTLRSRIQRFMHKLLMLPKHVMSYFLHPKVNYCASG from the coding sequence ATGGCGATCACATTGCCGGATTCTCGTGGGCTGTCCGACGAAGTCCTGCAGGCGTTGCGCCTGCGCGCGTTGCACGGGATCGAGTCCGGGTTCTCGCAAGCCGATGTGGCCCGGTTGCTGGGTGTCGCGGGTGAAACCGTGTCGCGCTGGTGGACGGCCTACACGGCGGGTGGGCTGCAGGCCCTGCCCCAGGAGCGCACCGGGCGACCGGTGGGAACCGGGCGCACCCTCTCCGACGAGCAAGGGGCCCACCTGCAACTACTGCTCGACACCAAGAGCCCGTCGGATCTGGGGATCGCCGCGCCCGTGTGGAACCGTCGCGCGGTTCGCGACCTGATCCTCAACGAGTACGGGCTCCGGGTGCCGATTCGCACCGTGGGGGAATACTTGCGGCGCTGGGGCTATACGGCCAAGAAGCCGTCCCGCCACGCCCGCAAGCAAGATCCCGACGAGGTGCGTGAGTGGCTCGAGCAGACGTATCCGGCCATTGAAAAGCTGGCTCGGGCGGAACGGGCCACCATGTTCTGGTGCGATGAGACCGGGACGGCCGCCGACGCGTATCCCGGTTACGGGTACGCCCGCGAGGGCCAACGGGCGACGATCGAGGTTCCCGATCCGCACATCCGGATGAACATGGTCTCCGGGATCAGTAACACGGGCGATGTGCGGTTCCTGACGTATTCCGGCACGATGACGGCCGAGCGGTTCATCACGTTCCTGAAGCAGTTGCTGACGACCGTGCCGGGTACGATCTTCGTGATCGTGGACAACTTGCCCGCCCACGCCAAGGATGCGGTCGTCGCTTGGGTCCAACAGCATGAGGATCGGCTCGCCGTGTTTTATCTGCCCCGGTACAGTCCCGAATTGAACCCCGACGAGTATCTCAACAACGACCTGAAGGGGCAGGTGCATGACGCCGGCTTGCCCGACACGAGCAAAACCCTGCGCTCGCGAATCCAACGCTTCATGCACAAGCTCCTGATGCTACCCAAACATGTGATGAGCTACTTCCTCCATCCAAAAGTAAACTATTGCGCATCAGGTTAA